A single window of Danio rerio strain Tuebingen ecotype United States chromosome 15, GRCz12tu, whole genome shotgun sequence DNA harbors:
- the spint2 gene encoding kunitz-type protease inhibitor 2 precursor (The RefSeq protein has 1 substitution compared to this genomic sequence) has product MAQVWFTTSIVGFLCCLSVLSACIWDPDTEINQGLDPKSFNDNAPYLTHLSEIMNVEQCQRACCEREDCQLALIGKTADGPQECNLVNCMKDGKDVCVLSQTTQFQVYRKIAETTKGQKNQAEVRTLNTTDHCRFPSAVGNCRAAFPRFFYDITDQTCKSFIYGGCGGNENNFYSQAECEASCLGVKGAVEDARSVSPRSRMSGPEIKNDVDPKALTEMTSEEFQEKCQSPAVTGNCRASIKRFYYNNGVCQQFIYGGCGGNKNNYESEDSCMTACTVKIIPKEQEGPVIPAIPKSAHSFEEKCVVPSDSGPCRASFRMFFFEASSQSCQPFIYGGCRGNLNRYGSEEECMSVCSTKDGRFDEHGHEKHRRWTPAFFLVATLAIMSALLLVGLILIVVRRNSHPHFRILDDKEELLPAEEPVSYEKLPKEI; this is encoded by the exons ATGGCTCAGGTGTGGTTTACAACATCAATCGTCGGTTTTCTATGCTGTTCGTCGGTTCTGAGCGCGTGTATCTGGGACCCAGACACGGAAATCAACCAGGGTCTGGATCCGAAGTCTTTTAATGACAACGCGCCTTACCTGACCCACCTGTCGGAGATCATGAACGTCGAGCAGTGCCAGCGGGCTTGCTGTGAGAGGGAAGACTGCCAGCTTGCCTTAATCGGAAAAACAGCTGACGGCCCGCAAGAATGTAACCTTGTTAACTGTATGAAGGACGGCAAAGACGTGTGTGTTTTGAGCCAGACCACACAGTTCCAGGTGTACCGCAAGATCGCGGAGACCACCAAAGGGCAAAAAAATCAGGCGGAAGTTCGGACTCTGAACACCACAG ATCACTGTCGTTTCCCAAGTGCGGTTGGGAATTGTCGTGCTGCCTTCCCAAGGTTTTTCTACGATATCACTGATCAGACCTGCAAGTCTTTCATCTATGGTGGCTGTGGGGGAAACGAAAATAACTTTTACTCCCAGGCGGAATGTGAGGCGTCCTGTCTTGGGGTGAAGG GTGCTGTTGAGGACGCCCGTTCTGTCTCTCCGCGCAGCCGAATGTCTGGACCTGAAATCAAGAATG ATGTTGATCCCAAGGCTCTTACTGAAATGACATCAGAGGAATTCCAAG AGAAGTGTCAGTCTCCTGCAGTGACTGGAAATTGCAGAGCCTCCATTAAGCGCTTTTACTACAACAATGGAGTCTGTCAACAGTTCATCTATGGAGGCTGCGGTGGCAACAAGAACAATTATGAATCTGAGGATTCATGCATGACAGCCTGCACAG TGAAGATCATTCCCAAAGAACAGGAGGGCCCTGTCATTCCAGCTATTCCAAAAAGTGCCCACAGCTTTGAAG AGAAATGTGTTGTGCCATCTGACTCGGGGCCGTGCCGTGCATCCTTTCGTATGTTTTTCTTCGAGGCCAGCAGTCAGTCCTGTCAGCCTTTCATCTATGGAGGCTGTAGGGGAAACCTGAACCGCTATGGCAGTGAAGAAGAGTGCATGTCTGTTTGCTCCACCAAAGACG gtcGTTTTGATGAACATGGACATGAGAAACATAGGCGCTGGACTCCGG CATTCTTCCTCGTGGCCACACTGGCCATCATGTCTGCCCTACTGCTAGTGGGTCTGATCCTGATCGTAGTGCGCAGAAACTCCCACCCACACTTCAGGATTCTGGATGATAAGGAGGAGTTGCTGCCAGCAGAGGAGCCTGTGTCTTATGAGAAACTACCCAAAGAAATCTAA